The Haloarcula sp. H-GB4 genome segment AGGCGTTGGCGACCGCGAGCGTGCGCTCCGGGTCGGTCTCCTGTGTGCTGGCGAGCAGATACCCGGCCGCGAATGCGTCGCCCGCGCCTGCAGTGTCCACAGATTCTATTGGATACCCGGCGTTCGTGACTGTCTGGTCGCCGATATGGGCCGACGCGCCGCGGTCCCCGTGTTTGACCACAACTGTCGGCACTGTCTCGAAGAGCCCGCTGTCTCTGGCATGGTTGGCCTCCCGGTCGTTGCAAAACAGGATATCCGCATGTGAGAGCACCGACGAGTAATCGCGGTACGGGAGCCGCCGGCCGGGGTCGAAGCTCACCGGAACATCCGCGGCCGCGGCGTCGCGTGCGAGCGCTGCAGCCGTCGTCGGATTCTGACCGGTCAGGTGGAGGTGGTCTGCCTCGGCCAGGGTCTCTGCTGGGAGGTCTGCCGCACTGAACGCCTCGTTGGCCCCATCGTTTCCAAGCACAGCGACGTCGCCGTTCTCGTCTACGATGAGGTATTTCACCGCCGTCGGTTCGTCCGACTCGACCAGTAGCGTCTCGACGCCGGTGGCTGCCAGTTCGCGCCGGGCCTTGGTGCCGTGGTCGTCCCGGCCGACGCTACCGAGGACTAGCGGGTCCGCATCAAGTCCAGCCAGTGCGACGGCCGCGTTCGATGCGCTCCCCCCGCTAGACTGTGACCGGTCGGTGATGCGCCCCTCGCCGTCGGGCTCCGGAAGGTGGTCGACGTGGAGCGTCACGTCCCAGTTGACGTGGCCGGCACAGATGACGCGCATATCCACCGCTGGAGGGGCGCTGTGATAGCCGTTTCCACTGGGATATATGCAGCATGTTTAACATTGACCGGAACGGACCGGCGCACATGGTAACGGTCCCCGATAGCGTCCTCCCGATGAGTTGTCGGACCGGCATACGATTACTGCAGCCAGAGGTGACTTCGTGATGCGCCACGGTGTGGCTGTCCTCGCCTGCTTAGTCGTCGTCGGTTCGCTTCCGCTGTCAGTCGCCGGCGCGAGCGTCAACGCGTCAATCTCGAACGTCGATGTGTCGCCGTCATCGCCAGCACCGGGCGAAACCATCACGTTCGACACGACTGTGCGGAACCTCGAGAGCAGCGATGCCCCGCTCGAAATTAACGACATTGCAATCCGGAAATCAGGCGGGAAAGGAATCACAGAGTACGAACGCGTCTCGGATCTGGGTTCGATTTCGCCGGGTAGCACTCTGGAAGTCCCGCTGACTGCCTCGTTTGATTCGGCCGGAAGCAAGGACCTCCGCGTCATTGTGTACGGTCGTGACCGCAAGACCGGCGACAACATTGAACTCAAATATCCGGTCCAGTTGAATGTTCAGGAGCGTCACCCGCAGGTGGATATCACGGCCAATGACTCCGTCGCCGGCGTTGAGTCGACTGGCGATGTCACCGTCGCAAACGGACTCGACACGCAGATAACGAACGTCGAGGTGGTCGTCGAGGGCGAGGGCGTCGAAATGACAAAGAGCCGGACAGTCAGATCAAG includes the following:
- a CDS encoding carbohydrate kinase family protein — protein: MRVICAGHVNWDVTLHVDHLPEPDGEGRITDRSQSSGGSASNAAVALAGLDADPLVLGSVGRDDHGTKARRELAATGVETLLVESDEPTAVKYLIVDENGDVAVLGNDGANEAFSAADLPAETLAEADHLHLTGQNPTTAAALARDAAAADVPVSFDPGRRLPYRDYSSVLSHADILFCNDREANHARDSGLFETVPTVVVKHGDRGASAHIGDQTVTNAGYPIESVDTAGAGDAFAAGYLLASTQETDPERTLAVANACGALAAQSPGAQTTLDWESVRELVDSGRPPETA